tttttttcgaaaataaagtttggaaaaatgaaaaataaaagaaaaaatttgaaaaagatatttgaaaagaaaattacctaatctgagcaacaagatgaaccgtcagttgtccatactcgaacaatccccggcaacggcgccaaaaacttggtggacgaaattgtgatcacatcaatgtagtattctttgtttttgtatggaatcattattatggcacttatgtgtggacacaactccgttcaagtaaccagcaagtgtactgggtcgtccaagtaataccttacgtgagtaagggtcgatcccacagagattgttggtatgaagcaagctatggtcatcttgtaaattccagtcaggaggataaaattatggaatttagaaaatcaaatatgattaataaaaataaacagaaaataaaataggatagagatacttatgtagatcaatagtgggaattttagataggcgtgtggagatgctagaatcctttcgaatctctactttcttattgctttcatccaatccttcttactcctttccatggcacgctgtatgtagggcatcaccatcatcaatggctacttttaatcctctcgggaaaatggtcctatgcgctgtcactgcacggctaatcgtctggaggcatcacccttgttgatggctacatcccatcctctcagtgaaaatggtccaaatgctctgtcacagcacggctaatcagctgttggttctcgatcatgttggaataggatccattgatccttttgcgtttgtcatcacgcccagcaatcgcgagtttgaagcccgtcacagtcattcaataccggaatcctactcggaataccacagacaaggttagactttccggattcccgggatcctactcagaataccacagacaaggttagactttccggatccccatgaatgccgccatctatctagcttataccacgaagattctgttggggaatctaagagatatgcgcccggcctaaggtagaacggaagtggttgtcagtcacgcgcgttcataggtgagaatgatgatgagtgtcacggatcatcacattcatcaaagtgttgtgcaatgtatatcttggaataagaataaaagagaattgaatagaaagtaatagtaattgtattgaaacttgagatacagcagagctccacacccttaatctctggtgtgcagaaactccaccgttgaaaatacataagtgaaaggttcaggcatggccgaatggccagccccctaaatgatcaaaagaccgaatgatcaaagactaaacagtcaaaagattaaactgtcaaaagtgtctaatacaatagtaaattgtcctatttatactagactagctactagagtttacatgagtaagtaattgatgcataaatccacttccggggcccacttggtgtatgcttgggctgagcttgatctatccacaagctgaggcttctcttggagttgaactccaagttataacgtgttttgggcgttcaactccggatcatgacgtgtttctgacgtttaactctagacagcagcatgtacttggcgttcaacgccaagttacgtcgtcaatttccgaataaagtatagactattatatatcgctgaaaagctctggatgtctactttccaacgccgttgagagcgcgtcatttggagttctgtagctccagaaaatccatttcgagtgaagggaagtcagattccaacagcatcagcagtccttttgtcagcctttttcagagttttgctcaagtccctcaatttcagccagaaattacctgaaattacagaaaaatattcaaactcatagtaaagtctagaaatgtgaatttaacataaaaaataatgaaaacatccctaaaagtagcttgaacttactaaaaactacctaaaaacaatgccaaaaagcgtataaattatccgctcatcataaaccttacgtgagtaagggtcgatcccacggagattgttggtacgaagcaagctatggtaatcttgtaaatctcagttaggcggattcaaatggttataaagggttcgaaattaataataaataaagcataaaataagatagagatacttatgtaaatcattggtaggaatttcagataagtgtatggagatgctgtgttccttttgaatctctgctttcctgctgctttcatccaatccttcttactcctttccatggcaagctgtatgtagggcatcaccgttgtcaatggctacttcccatcctctcagtgaaaatggtccaaatgctctgtcacagcacagctaatcatctgtcggttctcgatcatgtcggaatagaatccattgattcttttgcgtttgtcaccacgcccaacaatcgcgagtttgaagctcgtcacagtcattcaatacttGAATcttacttggaataccacagacaaggtttagactttccggattctcaagaatggccgccaataattctagcttataccacgaagattctgatcaaggaatccaagagatattcattcgttctgaggtagaacgaaagtgattgtcaatcacgtgttcataggtgagaatgatgatgagtgtcacggatcatcacattcgtcatgttgaagtgcaacgaatatcttagaataagaatgagctgaattgaatagaaaatagtagtactttgcattaaaactcgaggtacagcagagctccacaccttaatctatggtgtgtagaaactccaccattgaaaatacataagtgatggtccaggcatggccgaatggccagcccctataaacgtgatcaaaggatcataaggtaatccaaaaataatccaaagatatGGTCAAAAGACGCCTagtataatagtaaaaagttctatttatactaaactagttactagggtttacagaaataagtcttagtgcagaaatccactttcggggctactttggtgtgtgcttgggctgagcttgagcttttcacgagcagaggcttctcttggggttaaatgccaagttgtaacgtctgtttggcgtttaactctggtttgtgacgtgtttctggcgttttactctagaatgcagcatggagctggcgttgaatgccaatttgtgtcatctaaactcgaataaagtatggactattatatattgctggaaagccctgaatgtctacgttccaacgcagttgagagcgcgccatttagagttctgtagctccagaaaatctatttcgagtgcaggaaggtcagaatccaacagcatcagcagtcctttttcagcctgaatcagatttttgctcaggtcccttcaatttcagccagaaaatacctgaaatcacagaaaaacacacaaactcatagtaaagtctagaaatgtgaatttttcataaaaactaataaaaacatccctaaaagtagctagatcctactaaaaactacctaaaaataatgccaaaaagcgtataaattatccgctcatcaacatcCCATGAGGTCTTACTTACTGTGAATCATGTCCTCCTCCTCTtctataggttcggccattttggttgtattaatggccttgcactctctttttggattctcttctgtattgcttgggagagtactaggaggagtttcagtaattcttttactcagctgacccacttgtgcctccaaatttcttatGGAGGACCGTGCCTCAGTCATGAAAATGAGggtggtcttagatagatcagaattctctgtctgttgctaagaagatgatgagaaaggcttgctattaccaaacctatttctcccaccattattgttattgaagccttgttgaggcttctgttgatccttccatgagaaatttgggtgattcctccatgaaggatcataggtgtttccataggattctcccacgtaattcacctcttccattgcaggattctcagggtcataagcttctccttcaaaGGAGGCGTCTttagcttgcaatccagtcagactctgagaaatcatattgacttgttgagtcaatattttgttctgagccaatatggcattcagagtgtcaatctcaagaactcctttcctctgagtcaccccattattcacaggatttctatcagaagtgtacatgaactggttatttgcaaccatttcaatgagttcctgggcttctgcaggcattttcagatgaagagatccaccagcagagtggtccaatgacatcttggataactcagacagaccatcatagaatatacatatgatgctccattatggaaacatgtcagaaggacaccttttggttaattgcttgtatctttcccaagctttatagagggattcaccttccttctgtctgaaggtttggacatCCACTCTgagcttactcatcttttgaggtgaaaataatttggtcaagaaagcattgaccaccttgtcccaagagttcaggctttctctaggttgtgagtccaactatgttctagctctgtctcttacagcaaaggggaaaagcataagtctgtatacctcgggatcaaccccattggtcttaacagtatcacagatatGCAAGAATTCAgataagaactgatgaggatcttcttatagaagtccatgaaacttgcagttctgctacattagagaaactaattgaggcttaagcttaaagttgtttgctccaatggcaggaattgagatgcttcttccatagaagttggaagttggtgtagcatagtcaccaagcatcttccttgcattgttgttattattttcggctgccatgtcttcttctttttcgaaaatttctgtcaggtcctctccagagagttgtgctttagcttctcttagcttcatcttcagagtcctttcaggttcaggatcggCTTCAACAAGAAGATCCTTATCCTTGTTCCTGGtcatgtgaaaaagaagagaacagaaaagaaggaatcctctatgtcacagtatagagattcctttatatgagtagaagaaaagaagaatagaaaaatgaggtagagagaaaataaagagaattcgaacacagagagggagagagggttcgaattttaagaagaagagaggcgttagtaattaaataaataaatagaaagagatgagaaagaagagaaattcgaaaattaattacaagaaaagaaaaatatttttatttttattttaattattggttagtattcgaaaattaagaaaaggaataaaataaaattagagtttaaaatagttagttaattaaaaagatttttgaaaagaggaaggtgattttcgaaaatgagaagtgaaaaagcagttaggtggttttgaaaaagataagaaatagtaagttttgaaaagataagaagttagaaaaagattttgaaattaagttttgaaaaagatatgattgaaatctaatttgaaaaagaaatttaaaaagatttgattttgaaaatcaaagttgatgacttgactaacaagaaactaaaagatatgattctagaatttaaagattgaacctttcttaacaagaaagtaacaaacttgaaattttttgaatcaaatccTTATTTGTTAGCAAcgttttcgaaaatatgatataaaaataagaaaaagattttgaaaatcaatttttaaaatttttgaaaatattaagaagaaaaaatgaaaaagatttgatttttgaaaaagatttgaaaagatagaatttttaaattgaaattttgacttgactaacaagaaacaactaaattttaaaaaatctttgactaagtcaacccaaaatttcaaattttatgagtgaaataagaaaaagatattattattatttttttgaattaaagatgagagagaaaaacacaagaTTGACACAAGacataaaaatttaagataaaaaatacataatgcatgcaagaacactttgaatgtcaagatgaacaccaagaacactttgaagatcatgatgaacatcaagaacatatttttaaaaaatttttaagaaaagaaacacatgcaagacaccaaacttagaaatttttaatgcttagacactaacaaataaaaaatgcatatgaaaaacaagaaaagacacaaaacaagaaaatcacaagatcaaacaaagacaatcatcaagaacaacttgaagatcaagaagaacatatgcatgagttttcgaaaaatgctaaaaaaaataaacacatgcaattgacaccaaacttaaaatttgactctagactcaaacaaaaaacacaaaaaatttttattttatgattttattaaatatatatatatttatatatttttttttttgaaaaaatttcgaaaattagaaaaaaaaaattattgaaagatttttgaaaatttttttgaaaatagaacaagaagaaaattacctaatctaagcaacaagatgtaccgtcagttgtccaaactcgaacaattcccggcaacagtgccaaaaatttggtacacgaaatcgtgagttcacacttttctcacaactccgcgcagctgaccagcaagtgcactgggtcgtccaagtaataccttacgtgaataagggtcaatcccacggagattgtcggcttgaagcaagctacagtcatcttgtaaatctcagtcaggtggattcaaatagttatgaggttttgatgattaaaaaaagaaataaaacataaaataggatagagatacttatgcaattcattagtgggaatttcagataagcgtatggagatgttttgttccctctgagcctctgctttcctattgtccttaaccaatcatgcgtactcccttccatgtcaagctgtatgttggtggatcaccgttttCAATgactaccatccgtcctctcagtgaaaacatatCCGCTACGATTTCCcacatggctaatcagctgtccgTCTCGATCGtattggaataagatccattgatccttttgcacactgtaaCTGCGTccaacagtcacgagtttgaagctcgtcacagtcatcccatcccagatcctactcggaataccacagacaaggtttagactttccggatctcaatgctgccaattgattctagcttataccacgaaaactctgatctcacagaatggaaggctctgttgttaggagaggcaaccatgcgtcgtgaaccaggaggccaagagatacacactcaggCTCTTgcagatagaacggaggtggttgtcaggcacgcgttcataagggaggatgatgatgagtgtcacggatcatcacatccattaggttgaagtacgagtgaatatcttagaacaagaataagcgtgaattgaatagaaaaataatagtactttgcattaattcatgaggaacagcagagctccacaccttaatctatgaggtgtagaaactccaccgttgaaaatacataagtgatgaaggttcaagcatggccaaatggccagcccccaaaacgtgatcaagagatcaaaagtgatccaaagatagtctcaaaaatgatctaaagatatgaatacaatagtaaaaagtgctatttatactaaactagtaaattaggtttacagaaatccacttctggggcccacttggtgtgtgtttgggctgagcattgaagctttcacgtgcataggctcttcttggagtttaaacaccagttttggtgctagtttgggcgtttaactccagctttggtgccagctCTGGTGTTTTACgctagaaaagggtctctggtggaCGTTTGgccgccagtttgggccatcaaatctcaggcaaagtatagactCTTATACGTTGCTGGAAAGcgcaagatgtctactttccaacgcaattgagagcgcgccaattgggcttctatagctccagaaaatacacttcgagtgcagagaggtcagaatccaacagcatcttcagtcctttctcaacctctggatcagattttttttcaagtccctcaatttcagccagaaaatacctgaagtcacaaaaaaatacacaaactcatagtaaagtccagaaatgtgatttttacataaaaactaataaaaatatactgaaaagtaactaaaacatattaaaaactatgtaaaaacaatgtcaaaaagcgtataaattatccgctcatcaataacaGCTGCTTACACGTTACTCTCTTTCTTCCTCTTACTCAGGGAAGAGCCTTggagcttatcatatgattaaGTCATGGGAAGAACAAGCAAATGTCACTCGTTCTTACCTCGACAAAGCTGCCAAGAGGATGAAAAAATGGGCAGATAAGAAGAGGAGGCATGCAAGCTATCAAGTGGGAGACAAGGTAATGATCAAATTTCTTCCACAACAATTCAAAGCCTTTCGCGAAGTTCATAAGGGTTTAATCCGCAAATACGAAGGGCCATTTGAGATCATTGGACGTGTTGGAGAGGTTGCTTACAAAGTACAACTCCCTCCCTCTATGAAGATCTACCCAGTCTTCCATGTGAGTATGCTTAAACTATATCATGGAGACCAAGACGAATCGAGTGGAGGTGACTCGAGTCGTGCTCCGCACGTGGTAATTAGATCCTTTGATAAAGAAATCGAAGAGATCTTAGCTAATCGCATCGTGCGACGAAGAGGGGTACCACCAAGTATCCAATACTTAATCAAGTGGAAAGGGCTCTTGATAACCGAAGCTAGTTGGGAAGCTCATGAAGATCTGTGGCAATTCCAAGAACACCTAGAGCGCTATCATGAACGGAACGCGACGAGGACGTATGCACATTAGGTGGGAGAGAATGTCACGGTAAATTTTAGAAGGTTAAATTTAACAGTGTTTGTAGAGTTTTCTAGAATATTTGAGAATGCTCTAAATGATTCCGGAACGTTCTACAATGTCCTAGAAGATCCCGGAATACCCTAGAAGGTTCTAAAAGACTCTAGAAGATCATAGAATATTCTAGAAGAGTGTGGATGTATATAGAAGTATGAAAAGTAGTATGGAACAATCTAGAAGTATTTAGAAAGTAGTGGTAGGATAGATATTTGTAAAGAAGGTTCTAGATGATTAATCTAGACAGTTGATTAGATTTAATCTTAACCATCCATTGAGGAGGTGGATGGCTATAAATAGGAGGTGAGAGTTAGTGTGAGTCATGGATGAATCATTTGTAATAAACACTTAAGCAATAAAGTGTTTTTCCACCAAAACTTCCTTTCTCTTGTGTTCTCTTGTATTCTTAACTTTTTTGCTAAGTATTGAGGGTTAGGCTGACTTGGTCTTAACTCAAGAAATTGAATAAGTTCGAATGCCGGCACGGTAGCGTTGGAGTGTGTCCAAAGCCGTGACAATATGATATCTACAGTTATCACCAATTATCACCATTTTGCCACCATCGGCCGCCACCAAACCAACATCATACCACCACTAACTGCCGTCGGACAAGCACCTGACCTCCGTTGACCACGTCTTTTTCTTTTCCCAAAACCCTTCTTTCATATTAAGGCTAAACATCTCGTCTTTGCAGACCTATTTTGGTAGCCAAAACCCACCTATTTAAGTGGTTAAACAGGCCTATCCAACGGGCTCGACCCATTTTGACAGCCCTAAGGGAGCCGAGAAAAACTGCTCATTTAGGCCCATCTTGCCTGCAACCGTTAGTAACTTATTTACATggcaatacaaaaaaaaaaaaaaaacttatttacATGGCAATTATATCAGTTATCTGGGACTAGCTTAAGCTGACGAGGACGAGGACGAGGACGATTGGTTGTTGTTATTATaatattggttgttggattGGTGTAAGAGAGGTCATGGTGGGTAACCTTTCATAataggaaaagtctaggggaccagcagttttgttgaattttggccagcatgtaaccagcagaggaaggtgagccattggatgaaatcttacaccaatctcacaccatcaaatcattattgatggctaattgatggctaacaatcacaaaaattgctggccccctagcattgctcttcATAATAATATCATAAAGTTTTGTTCATATCAATTGGATGCAGCACTAACTCGCAAGCCTGTTTCCAAACTCCTTACTATATACATGAATCAAACCACTGTCATCTGCCATATGAAGCTTATCATTCAACAATTTCTTGTATTGATCATCTCTAGCCTCTAAACAACGCACCAACTCAACCTGCAAAATCAAAttaaccaaaagaaaaaaaggttaCAATTGACAAGAGAGGAGAATCAGCTAGCTTTATGGCAACAAACCAGAAAATGGTATTTACGTAGAAAGAAATATCCATTCACAAATGATCTATTCACCAATTAGTATAATTGTCACAATTTTCTGAAAAGGGCACGAAGATGCAAAGAATAACATAGAATAATCAAAGATTTCCCTATTCATGAAAGAGTATGAAATCACCTGCTTTTGGAACATATGGAATTCATCAGAGCTCAGGGAGCCATCACTGTTTGAATCAAGGAGTTGCATCATCTCTCGGGCATCTTCTCCTGGTGCACCGAGCTCTTCTATTACCTCTGTAAGTTCCTCTATGCTAATTTTACCATCTCCATTCTTATCAAGAAGCCGAAACACTCTATCCCTCTGGTCAATCTCAATCCCCTTATGGTTTGTGTTTGGAAGATCTTTAAGTCGCAGAGCTGCCAGCTCAGCTGCAGCTAGCATGATTGTCTTCAGACGCCTTGCCTAAGCACCAACAAATAACTTACATGAGTTCCCAAATAGTTCTCACAGTAAATTCTTTTAGTAAGTAAAATAAGTCATTTAAGTTTAAAGAATCCATGCAAAGttacatatttaattattagaCGTGCAAAAGACACCGACCTCCACCGGATCAGTAAGTCCTGCCTTGTATAATGAATGTGATGCCGTTCCGCCAACAGCTAACCTGTCCATCTGAGTTGTTCTGATCTGTATTTCCATCAATGGTCTGGTCCTACCATTGTCACTTGCATCTACCGCCATATGTAAGCTTTTATATCCATTAGGTTTGGGGCTGGCAATATAATCTTTTGTCCGATGAGGAATTTCTTTCCACATAGATTGGATGATTTGATGAGCTCTGTAGCATGCCCTCTCACCAGCTTCCGATGCACTATCTCCAGCTCCAGCTCCAGGCTTTGGATTTAATATCACTCGCAGGCCAAGCACGTCATTTACATCTTCTGGCTTCCGACCATCCTTCAAGAGCTTCTTCATTGTACTGTAACGACTTTTATACCGACCTTCAACTGATATATCATCAACCAGTGCTGTGAGCAAGGTATCGGCTTTTAGCGCTTGGAATAGCTCTTCCCTATATATATCAATAATTGATCTACCCCCTGTTTCATGACTTTGCAACCAGGTATCAACATACAGATAAGAATAAGGAAATAGGTACTGAAATGAGAGATCTTCCAATTCAAGTGATAAGTGATTAGTTCCCACAGCATGAGCAAGAGGAGCATATATTTTCATAACCTCCAGAGAAAGGATCTGCTGCTTATATCTTGGTAGATAATCGAGATGCCTCATCATGTCAAGCTTCAGAGCCAAGTCCAAAATCAGGGCCCTAATGTCATAGTAAATCAAGCAGAACTTCCTCAACGCAGCAGCATTATCATCATCCAGAACATCAACTCTGTATGGGATGTTCTTCAAACGCAAACTCTCGTGCAGCAGGTGCGCAGTGCCAGTACCGATTTGGTTGCGGATTTCATGTATAGTCACTTCACCCGCCTCGAAGACCTCTCTCAAAATCCCAGCAGAGATAACCTCAGCATCCATCTGTATTCACATTAACTATAAAGAGACAATAAAAAGGGCAACGATATAACAGATTGCTCAAAAACATAAGTAGTCACAACTCAGCTAAAAGGGAAATAAATGCACTGATATGTAAAATTGCCAAACATGTTCACCTCAGCATTCCTTAACCGAACACATTCGAGAATATTGCTAAGTCCAAAACAAAGAAGTTCAATCACTATATCGATTTAATTTTGTTTACCTGGAGATCGGCGAGGACGATGGCAACGGATAAGGCTTTGGAGAGAGGGGAACGGCCATCAGGGGAAAGAGGGCAATTTTGCAAGATTGGAATGGAGAGTTTCAGGGACTTGAACAGCACACGAGATGAGCTCGTTGACAACACGTTCATCCTTTCCGTCAGCTCATTGAATGCTCCGATGAGTTCCACCACCATCTTCCCGCCGGCGTGCTCGGGCACCGCTATCGACGGAAGAGGCAGGGCGGCGTCAACGTCGGCCGAGCATGCTTCCGGAGGCGGGAAACGGCGGCGGCGGAGGGAGAGTAGGTGGTAGGTGGGGAGAAGAGAGGAGGTGGAGGTGGAGTTGGAGAGACAAGAGTGAACGGGGACATCACGAGCAGGGTGCAGGTGCAACCGCAGTAGCTCCATTAAACTCGATCTCTCTCTCCCCTTGAAGAAGATGATTACAGTTTCCGATTACAAGTTATGTGGTGGCTACCGTTTCCGTTTCCATTTTCGTTTTCTGGCTTCAGCTTCGGTTTATTGGTTATCTCAAAATATTGACGTTATACTGGGCCATACTGAATTCTCTTTCCATGGTCTGTTTTTTACCtcataaataaatatacttttttaaataaatcatATTTAATGATGTAtgaattataaatatatatttttgtatttgatttgtTATCAAGTTTGCATAGCgcctgaaaaaaaaaaattacacgtatcttgtttttcttttttggtgacttttctagtgatttttcttttttacttgCATATCTTGTTTATATGGTAAACATGATAAACgataattttatgtattttatttgaaaacAAGTAATGGACAGTTGCTACTTATCTTATTGTGATTGATAGCGAAGAAAAAGTCAAAACTTTTTCATTTATAATGATACTAAAATATCAatggttaaatttttttaaccaaCTCAGCCAAAATTACACACACCAACTCACCAAATTTTTCTCCTCCTCATTCTTACAAATGGTTAGTAACGAATATTATCCTAATAACAGCAGACTTTAGGGTTAACGAGGATAGAGTTTTATTTAAAGGGAGAGTCTATGG
The Arachis stenosperma cultivar V10309 chromosome 7, arast.V10309.gnm1.PFL2, whole genome shotgun sequence genome window above contains:
- the LOC130941479 gene encoding probable GTP diphosphokinase CRSH, chloroplastic; the encoded protein is MELLRLHLHPARDVPVHSCLSNSTSTSSLLPTYHLLSLRRRRFPPPEACSADVDAALPLPSIAVPEHAGGKMVVELIGAFNELTERMNVLSTSSSRVLFKSLKLSIPILQNCPLSPDGRSPLSKALSVAIVLADLQMDAEVISAGILREVFEAGEVTIHEIRNQIGTGTAHLLHESLRLKNIPYRVDVLDDDNAAALRKFCLIYYDIRALILDLALKLDMMRHLDYLPRYKQQILSLEVMKIYAPLAHAVGTNHLSLELEDLSFQYLFPYSYLYVDTWLQSHETGGRSIIDIYREELFQALKADTLLTALVDDISVEGRYKSRYSTMKKLLKDGRKPEDVNDVLGLRVILNPKPGAGAGDSASEAGERACYRAHQIIQSMWKEIPHRTKDYIASPKPNGYKSLHMAVDASDNGRTRPLMEIQIRTTQMDRLAVGGTASHSLYKAGLTDPVEARRLKTIMLAAAELAALRLKDLPNTNHKGIEIDQRDRVFRLLDKNGDGKISIEELTEVIEELGAPGEDAREMMQLLDSNSDGSLSSDEFHMFQKQVELVRCLEARDDQYKKLLNDKLHMADDSGLIHVYSKEFGNRLAS